GGGCGGTGTAAAGCACCGGCTCAAACGGATCGGTGATGAAAGCGTTGAAAAGGCTGCCAGCCTGCTCCGTATCCGGATTCAGGACAGATCCGGTCAAAGACTTGACCGTGTAAGCCAGTGTCCAGCCGGCGATGACACAGTAGAAAGAGAGGATTATGAAGGCAGTGAAAATGCTCATATAGCCGGCCAGGGGCCAGGCTCCGCCAGCGAGTTTCCTGAAAGCGCCTGCGGGATCAAGCTGAGTCGAGCGACCGATGATCAGCTCTGCCACAAGCACTGAAACGCCGATCGTAAAGACGATGCCGAGATAGATCAGCAGGAAGGCGCCGCCGCCATTCTCTCCGGTGACGTAGGGAAAACGCCAGACATTGCCAAGGCCAACGGCCGATCCGGCGGCAGCCAGAACGAACCCCATTCTTGAGGTCCAATGTTCGCGAGGTGGGTTCATGGATCAGTCGATTGCTATCTGGAGGAGTGGCCTGTTGCTGCGGTTGTCGAATTTAAACCAGCTTCGGGCAATCCGGGATTCGGAGGAATGGGTGTGTCACGCCCGAGGCGTTTATGGTCAATTGCACGAGGCTGCATAATCACTTTGGACGTCGCGTCGCAATATTTGATGATCCGAAATCGAACTGTTTTCCCTCATGCTGTTTCCGGGAATTCCCGTGGCGGGTCGGACAGCGGGGAAAAGCTGTCGATGGCGCATGTCAGCGGCTGCACCTGCGTTGAAAGACCCGTTCGGCTTGCCCATTGTTGAAGCGTGATTCGAACCGCTCCGGGCGTGGCGGTAAGGGTCGTGTTTCCGGCTCGGTGCGATACCATGTGCGCACGGCAGAGAGGGGACCGTTTGGGACACTTGCGAGGTTTGACGGCATGAGCGTTCAATCCGGTCGGCACAACAACAGGGCAAAGGAAGCCGCCCCCCTGTTCGACCGTGAGCTTGAACACCTTCCGCCTCACCTGCGCTGGCGTGAATGGATGGCGCGGGTGGAGGCGGTGATCTTTGCGGCCCCCGAACCGGTGACGCGCCAGACGCTTGCGCAGGTGATTGGTCGCGACTGCAATCTCGATCTGCTGATCGAAGACATCCGTGCGGAGCTTGTCAGCCGACCCTATGAGCTGGTGAAGCTCGCCGGTGGCTGGCATCACAGAACCCGCCCGGCCATGGCGGATGCAATCCGCACTGCATTTGGTATCGCGGAAAAGGCGGTCAGCCTCAGCGAAAGCGAAGCGCTGGTGCTGATGGCGATCGGATATTTCCAGCCAATCACGCGCGGCGAGCTGTCGCGTTTTTTTGCCCGTGAGATTTCGCGTGACGTGATCGGCAAGCTGCGCCGGGCCGACTTCATCGCCTCCGGGCCGCGCAGTCCGCAGCCGGGTGCGCCCTATACCTATGTGACCACGTCCGCCTTCCTCGCCCACTTCGGGTTCGACACGCTGCGTGACCTTCCCGACTTCGAGAAGCTTGAAGATGCCGGCCTCCTGAATCGGGAGCGTCTGCTCGAGGACGCCGACGGATTGGCGGCCTCCTTTAGCGGCTGAGCGCCTGCCAGAGCCGACCGCTGAGGTCCCATGGCTCCAGGAACCGTGGGCTTTGCTCCCGAATGAGAAGATCTGCATCTGTGCATACGTTATTGTGTTCGCTCCGTTGTCTCCGACCTGGCTCTTATGTCCCAATTTGGCGGTTGCGCTTGAGGAAGAATGCAGCCACTATGCATTAATGAATACATTAAGGAGGGAGGAGCCTTAATGGCCACGGTTAAGTTTCGCGATGTCCGCAAGGCGTTTGGCCAGGTGGAAGTGCTGCATGGCGTTTCGGTGGATATCGAGGAAGGGCAGTTCGTCGTTCTGGTCGGACCGTCCGGCTGTGGAAAGTCGACCCTGCTGCGCATGCTCGCGGGGCTGGAGCACATCACCTCCGGAGACATCGTGATCGGCGACCGGGTGGTCAACGCGCTTCCGCCCAAGGAACGGGACATCGCCATGGTGTTCCAGAACTATGCGCTTTATCCGCACATTACCGTGGCCGAGAACATGGGGTTCTCGCTCATGCTCAAAGGGGCGTCCAAGTCGGACATCGAGGCGAAGGTTCGTCCGGCGGCGGAGATCCTTGGTCTGACGCATCTGCTCGACCGCTATCCGCGCCAGCTTTCCGGCGGTCAGCGTCAGCGTGTCGCCATGGGGCGGGCTATCGTGCGCAATCCGCAGGTGTTCCTCTTTGACGAGCCACTGTCGAATCTGGATGCCAAACTGCGCGTTTCCATGCGCTCGGAAATCAAGAACCTGCACCAGCGGCTGAAGACCACGACAGTCTATGTGACCCATGACCAGATCGAGGCGATGACCATGGCCGACAAGATCGTCGTCATGCATGACGGCATTGTCGAGCAGGTGGGCGAGCCGCTCGAACTCTATGATCGGCCGGCCAATCTCTTCGTTGCGGGCTTTATCGGGTCGCCCGCCATGAACATGACACCGGGCATGCTGGCCGAGGGTGAGCCCGGCATGTTCGTGACCGGGCAGGGGCAACGCATTGCGGTTGCCAATGCCGGAACGGCAAAGCCCGGTCAGAAGCTCATCTGCGGAATCCGGCCCGAAGCGATCCACCTGCGCGGCGATGTCGCCCTGCGTGTGAAGGTGGTGGAGCCGACGGGGTCTGAAACCCATGTCGTGGCCGAGCTCGATGGCAATGAAATGACCTGCGTCTTTCGTGAACGCATCAAGGCCGGACCGGGAGAGGAGCTCAAGGTCTCCATCGATCCGGAGGCAATCCATCTTTTCGATGCGCAGGGAGGACAAAGACTCTCGGCATGATCGGATTGGCGCGGCCGGGGAGGGCGGCGTCAGGACGGGACGTTTCGGCGTCCGGCGTTAATGCGGCAGTCAACCGCTTTGCGGCATCGGGAGGATGCTCGCAAATTTGAGGAGGAGACGTGCAATGACGATCAATCGCAGGAGATTTCTTTCAGGCACGGCGGGACTTGCCGCCGGTGGCCTTTTGGCGGGAACGCTGGGAACCAGACATGCGCTGGCGCAGGCATCGGCATCGATGTTCAAACCGGAAGAAGGGGCGACATTGCGCCTTCTGCGCTGGGTGCCTTTCGTGACAGGCGAAGAGGAGGCCTGGAACGCCAACACCGCCGCTTTCACAGAGGCGACGGGCGTGGAGGTGCGGATCGACCAGGAAAGCTGGGAGGACGTGCGCCCGAAAGCGGCGGTGGCGGCCAATGTCGGATCGGGCCCCGACATGGTGATGAGCTGGTTCGACGACCCGTTCCAGTATCCCGACAAGTTGGTGGATGTGACGGATCTCGCCAATGCGCTCGGCGAGGAGCATGGCGGCTGGTATGACGGCCTTGAGGGCTATGCCCGGCAGGGCGACAAGTTCATCGCCATTCCCCTCTGCGCCATCGGCAATGCGGTCTGCTATCGCGACAGCCACATGAAGGCGGCGGGTTTCAGCGAATTTCCGCAGGATACGGACGGTTTCCTGGAACTGTGCAAAGCGATGAAGGCCAATGGCACGCCAGCCGGTTTCCCGCACGGCAAGGCCGTCGGTGACGGCAACAACTACGCGCACTGGCTTCTGTGGAGCCATGGCGGCATGACGGTGGATGAAAACGGCGAGGTGGCAATCAACAGCCCCGAAACCAGGGCAGCCATCGAATACGCCAAGGCTCTTTACGAGACCTTCATTCCCGGAACGGAAAGCTGGCTCGACATCAACAACAACCGCGCCTTCCTCGCCGGCGAGGTGTCGCTGACGGCCAACGGCGTTTCGCTCTACTATGCGGCCGCCAAGGATGAGGCCTTAAAGGAAATCGCCGAGGACATCCGCACCACCAATCTGCCGGTCGGGCCGGTGGGCAAATCGGTGGAACTGCACCAGACCTCGACGCTCTCGATCTTCAACCACTGCAAATATCCCCAGGCGGCCAAGGGCCTATCTCGCCTTCATGTATCAGGCCGACCGCATGAATGCCTGGCTGGAGGGTGCGAGCGCCTATTGCTGTCAGGCTCTGAAGGCATTCGAGAGCAACCCGGTGTGGACCTCGAACCCGGTGCACGCGCCCTATGCCAAAGCTTCGGCATCGCTGCGGCCCAACGGTTATGCCGGCCCGCTCGGACCGGCATCGGCGGGTGTGATGGCCGACTATGTTCTCGTCGACATGTTTGCCGAAGCGGTGACCGGACAACGCACGCCCGAAGAGGCCATTGCCAACGCGGAGCGGCGTATCGCGCGCTACTACCGCTGATGGACAGGCAGCGCCGGCCAATCGCCGGCGCTGCTTCTTCATGCAGGTCAGTATCAAGAAAGGCAGGATGACCCATGCAGGCCAGGCCCGCGCGTTCAACTTCGATCCTCGGATGGTTTCTGGAAAGCCGCAACGGGCTCGGGCTTCTGTTCATGCTGCCGGCGGCGGTGTTTCTTCTGTGTTTTCTCACCTATCCGCTGGGGCTGGGTGTATGGCTCGGCTTCACCGATGCGCGGATCGGACGCGAGGGCATTTTCGTCGGGCTCGAAAACTATATCTGGCTGTTCGACGATCCGGTCTTCTGGCTCTCGGTCTTCAACACCATGCTTTACACCGTGGTGGCTTCAATCCTTAAATTCGCGCTGGGGCTCTGGCTCGCGCTGATCCTGAACCAGCATTTGCCGTTCAAGACGTTTTTTCGCGCCATCATCCTTCTGCCCTGGGTGGTGCCGACCGTGCTTTCGGCGCTGGCCTTCTGGTGGATTTACGATTCCCAGTTTTCGATCATTTCCTACGTGCTGATAAACCTCGGTGTCATCAGCGAGCCGATCAATTTTC
The DNA window shown above is from Nitratireductor sp. GISD-1A_MAKvit and carries:
- a CDS encoding SMC-Scp complex subunit ScpB, whose product is MSVQSGRHNNRAKEAAPLFDRELEHLPPHLRWREWMARVEAVIFAAPEPVTRQTLAQVIGRDCNLDLLIEDIRAELVSRPYELVKLAGGWHHRTRPAMADAIRTAFGIAEKAVSLSESEALVLMAIGYFQPITRGELSRFFAREISRDVIGKLRRADFIASGPRSPQPGAPYTYVTTSAFLAHFGFDTLRDLPDFEKLEDAGLLNRERLLEDADGLAASFSG
- a CDS encoding carbohydrate ABC transporter permease produces the protein MQARPARSTSILGWFLESRNGLGLLFMLPAAVFLLCFLTYPLGLGVWLGFTDARIGREGIFVGLENYIWLFDDPVFWLSVFNTMLYTVVASILKFALGLWLALILNQHLPFKTFFRAIILLPWVVPTVLSALAFWWIYDSQFSIISYVLINLGVISEPINFLGDPNTARASVIAANVWRGIPFVAISLLAGLQTIPQSLNEAAALDGATSWQRFTKITLPLLTPIIAVVMTFSVLFTFTDFQLIYVLTRGGPVNATHLMATLSFQRAIPGGQLGEGAAIAVAMIPFLLAAILFSFFGLQRRKWQQGGGD
- a CDS encoding ABC transporter ATP-binding protein, with the protein product MATVKFRDVRKAFGQVEVLHGVSVDIEEGQFVVLVGPSGCGKSTLLRMLAGLEHITSGDIVIGDRVVNALPPKERDIAMVFQNYALYPHITVAENMGFSLMLKGASKSDIEAKVRPAAEILGLTHLLDRYPRQLSGGQRQRVAMGRAIVRNPQVFLFDEPLSNLDAKLRVSMRSEIKNLHQRLKTTTVYVTHDQIEAMTMADKIVVMHDGIVEQVGEPLELYDRPANLFVAGFIGSPAMNMTPGMLAEGEPGMFVTGQGQRIAVANAGTAKPGQKLICGIRPEAIHLRGDVALRVKVVEPTGSETHVVAELDGNEMTCVFRERIKAGPGEELKVSIDPEAIHLFDAQGGQRLSA